From Cellulomonas chengniuliangii, the proteins below share one genomic window:
- a CDS encoding TetR/AcrR family transcriptional regulator, with protein MHIEEACGLRERKKRARRAALVDAAQRLVAKRGLDHVTVEDICAEVGVSPRTFFNYFETKDDAVLALDGFQVDPEAREQFVAGGPTGDLLADVQWLAARLLAEPQAPAAQIRAALDLACVEPRLLHRRLSWMDQHRAAVEAMVAERFAGHRGSAQGAPGPGVGVDLVAMTLMLLTHCAVLRWESAGGGGEPSAHLAQLAAEVRALASG; from the coding sequence GTGCACATCGAGGAGGCCTGCGGGCTGCGCGAGCGCAAGAAGCGCGCCCGTCGCGCCGCGCTGGTCGACGCCGCCCAGCGACTCGTCGCCAAGCGGGGCCTCGACCACGTCACCGTCGAGGACATCTGCGCCGAGGTCGGCGTCTCGCCCCGCACCTTCTTCAACTACTTCGAGACGAAGGACGACGCCGTGCTCGCCCTGGACGGCTTCCAGGTCGACCCGGAGGCCCGCGAGCAGTTCGTCGCCGGCGGCCCCACCGGCGACCTGCTGGCCGACGTGCAGTGGCTCGCCGCGCGCCTCCTCGCCGAGCCACAGGCTCCCGCCGCCCAGATCCGCGCCGCCCTCGACCTCGCATGCGTCGAGCCCCGCCTGCTCCACCGGCGCCTCAGCTGGATGGACCAGCACCGCGCCGCGGTCGAGGCCATGGTCGCGGAGCGGTTCGCCGGCCACCGTGGTTCCGCCCAGGGCGCCCCGGGCCCGGGCGTCGGCGTGGACCTCGTGGCGATGACGCTGATGCTGCTGACCCACTGCGCGGTGCTGCGCTGGGAGTCGGCAGGCGGCGGGGGAGAGCCGTCCGCCCACCTCGCCCAGCTCGCCGCCGAGGTGCGCGCCCTCGCCAGCGGCTGA
- the dhaM gene encoding dihydroxyacetone kinase phosphoryl donor subunit DhaM, whose translation MTASATARVALVLVSHSDQLARGAVELAAQMAPNVLLVPAGGDGTGGLGTSFEQVERALDLATAEGRSAVVLTDLGSAVLTTESVLDLADPELAARVRLADAPFVEGAVAAAVTAHGGADLDAVLAAAEHAGSTFAPTGDPGTPAAAVPSGEPAEGEAVVALRNPLGLHARPAAVLARMVAGFDAAVTVDGVNAASVLELMKLGAAGGQSLTVRSTGPEGRAALDAVVAAIEGGFGEV comes from the coding sequence ATGACGGCGTCGGCAACGGCACGGGTGGCCCTGGTGCTGGTGTCGCACTCGGACCAGCTCGCACGCGGCGCGGTGGAGCTCGCGGCGCAGATGGCGCCCAACGTGCTCCTGGTTCCCGCCGGCGGTGACGGCACGGGCGGCCTGGGCACCAGCTTCGAGCAGGTGGAGAGGGCGCTCGACCTCGCGACGGCCGAGGGCCGGTCCGCCGTGGTGCTGACGGACCTGGGCTCGGCGGTGCTGACCACGGAGTCCGTGCTCGACCTGGCCGACCCGGAGCTCGCGGCCCGGGTGCGGCTCGCGGACGCCCCGTTCGTCGAGGGCGCGGTCGCCGCCGCGGTGACCGCGCACGGTGGCGCCGACCTCGACGCCGTCCTCGCGGCCGCCGAGCACGCCGGATCGACGTTCGCCCCGACGGGCGACCCCGGCACGCCCGCTGCGGCCGTGCCGTCGGGTGAGCCGGCCGAGGGGGAGGCGGTCGTGGCCCTGCGGAACCCGCTCGGCCTGCACGCGAGGCCGGCGGCGGTGCTCGCCCGCATGGTGGCGGGCTTCGACGCCGCCGTCACGGTGGACGGGGTCAACGCCGCGAGCGTGCTCGAGCTGATGAAGCTGGGCGCCGCCGGCGGGCAGAGCCTGACAGTCCGCTCGACCGGGCCGGAGGGCAGGGCGGCGCTCGACGCGGTGGTGGCCGCGATCGAGGGCGGCTTCGGCGAGGTCTGA
- the dhaL gene encoding dihydroxyacetone kinase subunit DhaL, whose amino-acid sequence MTLDVSWAIAWVRGTAQTVAEHRDELVELDRQIGDGDHGENLTRGFTAVIQRLDALEEPPAEVGDVLKLVATTLMSTVGGAAGPLYGTAYLRAAKATGAPRLDSAGVVALLEGALEGIVVRGKSTTGEKTMVDAWSPAVEAAVLAADAGLDPAGVLAAAADAAERGAEATIPMVASKGRASYLGERSAGHRDPGAESSALVLRAAAWAAAEATA is encoded by the coding sequence ATGACCCTGGACGTGAGCTGGGCCATCGCCTGGGTGCGCGGCACGGCGCAGACCGTGGCGGAGCACCGCGACGAGCTGGTCGAGCTCGATCGGCAGATCGGCGACGGCGACCACGGTGAGAACCTCACCCGTGGCTTCACCGCGGTCATCCAGCGCCTCGACGCGCTCGAGGAGCCGCCGGCCGAGGTCGGCGACGTGCTCAAGCTCGTCGCGACGACCCTGATGTCGACCGTGGGCGGCGCCGCAGGCCCGCTGTACGGCACGGCCTACCTGCGGGCGGCGAAGGCCACCGGTGCGCCGCGGCTGGACAGCGCGGGCGTGGTGGCGCTCCTCGAGGGCGCCCTGGAGGGCATCGTGGTGCGCGGCAAGTCCACGACGGGGGAGAAGACGATGGTCGACGCGTGGTCGCCGGCGGTCGAGGCCGCCGTGTTGGCCGCCGACGCGGGGCTCGACCCCGCCGGTGTGCTGGCCGCGGCCGCCGACGCGGCGGAGCGGGGCGCCGAGGCCACGATCCCGATGGTGGCCTCCAAGGGGCGGGCGAGCTATCTGGGGGAGCGATCGGCCGGCCACCGCGACCCGGGGGCGGAGTCCAGCGCGTTGGTGCTGCGCGCCGCCGCGTGGGCGGCGGCTGAGGCCACGGCATGA
- the dhaK gene encoding dihydroxyacetone kinase subunit DhaK, with the protein MKKLINDPQTVVAESVAGFGRAHADLVAVHSDPLFVTRVGGAVPGKVGLVSGGGSGHEPLHAGFVGMGMLDAAVPGPVFTSPTPDQIAPAIAAADAGAGVLAIVKNYTGDVLNFETAAELADAEGLRVRTVVVADDVAVEDSLYTAGRRGVAGTVAVEKIAGAAAERGDGLEQVAEVAERVIANVRSMGVALTACTVPHAGRPSFDLPEDEIEVGIGIHGEPGRRRVPMTSADEITAMLLDPVADDLGLAAGDQVLLLVNGMGGTPASELYVVYGRARRLLEERGVEVARSLVGNYVTSLEMQGASVTVLRLDEELAALWDAPVHTAALRW; encoded by the coding sequence ATGAAGAAGCTGATCAACGACCCCCAGACCGTGGTCGCGGAGTCCGTCGCCGGGTTCGGGCGCGCGCACGCCGACCTGGTCGCGGTGCACTCCGACCCGCTGTTCGTCACCCGGGTGGGCGGCGCCGTGCCCGGCAAGGTCGGGCTGGTCAGCGGCGGCGGCAGCGGCCACGAGCCGTTGCACGCGGGCTTCGTGGGCATGGGAATGCTCGACGCGGCGGTGCCCGGGCCGGTGTTCACCTCGCCCACCCCGGATCAGATCGCCCCCGCGATCGCCGCCGCGGATGCCGGGGCCGGCGTCCTGGCGATCGTCAAGAACTACACCGGCGACGTGCTCAACTTCGAGACCGCGGCGGAGCTCGCGGACGCCGAGGGGCTCCGGGTGCGCACCGTGGTCGTGGCCGACGACGTGGCGGTCGAGGACTCGCTGTACACCGCGGGCCGCCGGGGCGTGGCGGGCACGGTCGCCGTGGAGAAGATCGCCGGGGCGGCGGCCGAGCGCGGTGACGGGCTGGAGCAGGTGGCGGAGGTGGCCGAGCGGGTCATCGCGAACGTCCGCTCGATGGGTGTGGCGCTGACGGCGTGCACCGTCCCGCACGCGGGACGCCCCAGCTTCGACCTCCCAGAGGACGAGATCGAGGTCGGCATCGGCATCCACGGCGAGCCCGGACGGCGCCGTGTGCCGATGACGAGCGCCGACGAGATCACCGCGATGCTGCTGGACCCGGTGGCAGACGACCTCGGGCTGGCGGCCGGCGACCAGGTGCTGCTGCTGGTCAACGGCATGGGCGGCACGCCCGCGTCCGAGCTCTACGTCGTCTATGGTCGGGCTCGCAGGCTGCTCGAGGAGCGCGGGGTCGAGGTGGCCCGCTCGCTCGTCGGCAACTATGTGACGTCGCTCGAGATGCAGGGCGCGTCGGTGACGGTGCTCCGTCTGGACGAGGAGCTGGCCGCGCTGTGGGACGCGCCGGTGCACACCGCCGCGCTGCGATGGTGA
- a CDS encoding bifunctional folylpolyglutamate synthase/dihydrofolate synthase, with protein sequence MSASSGAEHRRREGQDAARVAADEVYAAILDRAPEHDIDPTLDRVRAVCDLLGDPQRSFRTVHITGTNGKTSTARMVEALLREHGLRTGRFTSPHLTRVNERIAIDGEPISDERFVEVWQDVAPYVQMVDTAQLAEGKPRLSFFEVFTVMAFAAFADAPVEVAVIEVGLGGRWDATNVVDGDVAILTPVALDHERYLGSTLTEIASEKSGIIKDGSTVVLAPQHEDVEGVVLAAAAERGARVVRDGVDIAVVDRQVAVGGQVLTLRGLGGVYTEVFVPLYGEHQAHNALLALVAVEALVTGGAALDGGVVEAAFGAATSPGRLEVVRTSPTILVDGAHNPAGAEALAAAVEEAFDFTSLVGVVGVMADKDPENILAALEPLLAEVVVTRASTSRALDVADLAEVAVDVFGEDRVHVADRLDEAIDKAATRAEQLEDFGSGVLITGSILLVAEARVLLGRP encoded by the coding sequence ATGAGCGCCTCGAGCGGCGCCGAGCACCGTCGGCGCGAGGGCCAGGACGCCGCGCGCGTCGCGGCCGACGAGGTGTACGCCGCGATCCTCGACCGCGCGCCCGAGCACGACATCGACCCCACGCTCGACCGGGTGCGCGCCGTCTGCGACCTGCTGGGCGACCCGCAGCGCTCGTTCCGCACGGTGCACATCACGGGGACGAACGGCAAGACGTCCACCGCCCGCATGGTCGAGGCGCTGCTGCGCGAGCACGGCCTGCGCACGGGCCGTTTCACCAGCCCGCACCTGACCCGGGTGAACGAGCGGATCGCGATCGACGGCGAGCCCATCTCCGACGAGCGGTTCGTGGAGGTGTGGCAGGACGTCGCGCCGTACGTGCAGATGGTGGACACGGCGCAGCTCGCCGAGGGCAAGCCGCGCCTGAGCTTCTTCGAGGTCTTCACCGTCATGGCGTTCGCGGCCTTCGCGGACGCCCCGGTGGAGGTGGCCGTGATCGAGGTCGGCCTCGGCGGCCGCTGGGACGCCACGAACGTCGTGGACGGCGACGTGGCGATCCTCACCCCGGTCGCGCTCGACCACGAGCGCTACCTGGGCAGCACGCTGACCGAGATCGCCAGCGAGAAGTCCGGCATCATCAAGGACGGCTCGACGGTGGTCCTCGCCCCGCAGCACGAGGACGTCGAGGGCGTGGTGCTGGCGGCAGCCGCCGAGCGCGGCGCCCGGGTGGTCCGCGACGGGGTCGACATCGCGGTGGTGGACCGGCAGGTCGCCGTCGGCGGCCAGGTCCTGACCCTGCGCGGGCTCGGCGGGGTCTACACCGAGGTGTTCGTGCCGCTGTACGGCGAGCACCAGGCGCACAACGCGTTGCTCGCCCTGGTGGCGGTCGAGGCGCTGGTGACCGGCGGCGCGGCCCTCGACGGGGGCGTCGTGGAGGCCGCGTTCGGCGCGGCGACCTCGCCCGGGCGACTCGAGGTGGTCCGGACGAGCCCGACGATCCTGGTCGACGGGGCGCACAACCCGGCGGGCGCGGAGGCGCTGGCCGCCGCGGTCGAGGAGGCGTTCGACTTCACCAGCCTGGTGGGCGTGGTGGGGGTCATGGCCGACAAGGACCCGGAGAACATCCTCGCGGCGCTCGAGCCGCTGCTGGCCGAGGTCGTGGTCACGCGCGCCTCGACGTCGCGCGCGCTGGACGTGGCCGACCTCGCCGAGGTGGCGGTCGACGTGTTCGGCGAGGACCGGGTGCATGTCGCGGACCGGCTCGACGAGGCCATCGACAAGGCGGCCACCCGCGCGGAGCAGCTCGAGGACTTCGGCTCCGGCGTGCTGATCACCGGGTCGATCCTGCTGGTGGCCGAGGCGCGGGTGCTGCTCGGCAGGCCCTGA
- the ileS gene encoding isoleucine--tRNA ligase: MAYPLHRRTDGTGPGIPASPDLPALEKDVLAYWAADGTFRASIDQRPAGEHGSNEFVFYDGPPFANGLPHYGHLLTGYAKDVVGRYQTQRGRRVERRFGWDTHGLPAELEAERVLGITDKSQIEEMGIAQFNDACRTSVLRYTREWQEYVTRQARWVDFDNDYKTLDLPYMESVIWAFKQLYDKGLAYEGYRVLPYCWRDETPLSNHELRMDDDVYQSRQDPALTVGVRLESGELALIWTTTPWTLPSNLAVAVGPEIEYLVVEPAEGPLAGERVVLAASRLASYARELGEEPRVVGRLPGAELAGRAYAPPFPYFAGHENAHRVLLADFVTTEDGTGLVHLAPAFGEDDMAVCDAAGIVPVVPVDAKGRFTSAVPDYAGQQVFDANPHVIADLKSGEGALAAVPVDLRPVVLRHETYQHSYPHCWRCRNPLIYKAVSSWFVRVTEFRDRMVELNEKITWVPDHIKEGQFGKWLAGARDWSISRNRYWGTPIPVWVSDDPAYPRIDVYGSLAELEADFGVAVTDLHRPFIDELTRPNPDDPTGASTMRRIPDVLDVWFDSGSMPFAQVHYPFENADWFEHHYPGDFITEYIGQTRGWFYTLHVLATALFDRPAFHTSVSHGIVLGSDGRKMSKSLRNYPDVAEVFDRDGSDAMRWFLMASPILRGGNLVVTEEGIRENVRQVMLPLWSTWYFFTLYAGAAHDGAGLTARRVTAADHADGSLATMDRYLLARTRTLVERVGAQLDAFDVPGACETVREHLDVLTNWYVRTSRDRFWQEDAAAFDTLWTALETLTRVMAPLAPLLSEEVWRGLTGGRSVHLTDWPSLALGSEDDTALAADDALVAAVDRVREVVSVTLGLRKAHSLRVRQPLRALRVVLPEPSQVEDFVDLITTELNVKGVELQSLEEAAAGAVGVRTQLVVNARAAGPRLGRGVQDAIKAAKAGDWSTDASGAVVVHTAGGDVPLQAGEYETSTVVEAGDGDLAAAVLPGGGFVVLDLALDDELRAEGYARDMVRAVQDARKAAGLQVTDRIRLTLAVPAEELDGVRRHQDFVAAETLAADVVVEESADGELAVRVERA, encoded by the coding sequence ATGGCGTATCCGCTGCACCGACGGACCGATGGCACCGGCCCGGGGATCCCCGCGTCCCCCGACCTGCCCGCGCTCGAGAAGGACGTCCTGGCCTACTGGGCCGCCGACGGCACCTTCCGCGCGTCGATCGACCAGCGGCCGGCCGGTGAGCACGGCTCCAACGAGTTCGTCTTCTACGACGGCCCCCCGTTCGCCAACGGCCTGCCGCACTACGGCCACCTGCTGACGGGCTACGCGAAGGACGTCGTCGGGCGCTACCAGACGCAGCGCGGCCGCCGGGTCGAGCGCCGCTTCGGCTGGGACACCCACGGCCTGCCCGCCGAGCTCGAGGCCGAGCGGGTCCTGGGCATCACCGACAAGTCCCAGATCGAGGAGATGGGCATCGCGCAGTTCAACGACGCGTGCCGCACCTCCGTCCTCCGGTACACCCGCGAGTGGCAGGAGTACGTGACCCGCCAGGCGCGCTGGGTCGACTTCGACAACGACTACAAGACGCTCGACCTGCCCTACATGGAGTCGGTCATCTGGGCGTTCAAGCAGCTCTACGACAAGGGCCTGGCGTACGAGGGCTACCGCGTGCTGCCCTACTGCTGGCGTGACGAGACGCCGCTGTCCAACCACGAGCTGCGGATGGACGACGACGTCTACCAGTCGCGCCAGGACCCCGCGCTGACCGTGGGCGTGCGGCTCGAGTCCGGCGAGCTCGCGCTGATCTGGACGACCACCCCGTGGACGCTGCCCAGCAACCTCGCCGTCGCCGTCGGGCCGGAGATCGAGTACCTCGTGGTCGAGCCGGCCGAGGGGCCGCTGGCCGGCGAGCGCGTCGTGCTGGCCGCGTCCCGCCTCGCGTCGTACGCCCGCGAGCTGGGGGAGGAGCCGCGCGTCGTCGGGCGCCTGCCCGGCGCCGAGCTGGCCGGTCGCGCCTACGCGCCGCCGTTCCCGTACTTCGCCGGCCACGAGAACGCCCACCGCGTGCTGCTCGCCGACTTCGTCACCACCGAGGACGGCACCGGCCTGGTGCACCTGGCGCCCGCGTTCGGCGAGGACGACATGGCCGTGTGCGACGCCGCCGGCATCGTCCCCGTGGTGCCCGTGGACGCCAAGGGGCGCTTCACGTCTGCCGTGCCCGACTACGCCGGCCAGCAGGTCTTCGACGCCAACCCGCACGTCATCGCCGACCTGAAGTCGGGGGAGGGCGCGCTCGCGGCCGTCCCGGTCGACCTGCGCCCCGTCGTGCTGCGCCACGAGACGTACCAGCACTCGTACCCGCACTGCTGGCGGTGCCGCAACCCGTTGATCTACAAGGCCGTCTCGAGCTGGTTCGTGCGGGTCACCGAGTTCCGCGACCGCATGGTCGAGCTCAACGAGAAGATCACCTGGGTGCCCGACCACATCAAGGAGGGCCAGTTCGGCAAGTGGCTCGCCGGCGCCCGCGACTGGTCGATCTCCCGCAACCGGTACTGGGGCACGCCCATCCCCGTGTGGGTCAGCGACGACCCGGCCTACCCCCGCATCGACGTCTACGGCTCGCTGGCCGAGCTCGAGGCGGACTTCGGGGTCGCGGTGACCGACCTGCACCGGCCGTTCATCGACGAGCTGACCCGCCCGAACCCCGACGACCCGACCGGCGCCTCGACGATGCGCCGGATCCCCGACGTGCTCGACGTGTGGTTCGACTCGGGCTCGATGCCGTTCGCCCAGGTGCACTACCCGTTCGAGAACGCCGACTGGTTCGAGCACCACTACCCGGGCGACTTCATCACCGAGTACATCGGCCAGACCCGCGGCTGGTTCTACACGCTGCACGTGCTCGCCACGGCGCTGTTCGACCGTCCCGCGTTCCACACGTCCGTCTCGCACGGCATCGTGCTGGGCTCCGACGGGCGCAAGATGAGCAAGTCGCTGCGCAACTACCCGGACGTCGCCGAGGTCTTCGACCGTGACGGCTCGGACGCGATGCGCTGGTTCCTCATGGCCAGCCCCATCCTGCGCGGCGGCAACCTCGTCGTCACCGAGGAGGGCATCCGGGAGAACGTCCGGCAGGTGATGCTTCCGCTGTGGAGCACCTGGTACTTCTTCACGCTCTACGCGGGGGCCGCTCACGACGGCGCCGGCCTCACGGCCCGGCGGGTCACGGCCGCCGACCACGCCGACGGCTCGCTTGCGACCATGGACCGGTACCTGCTGGCCCGCACCCGGACGCTGGTCGAGCGCGTCGGCGCCCAGCTGGACGCGTTCGACGTCCCCGGCGCCTGCGAGACGGTGCGCGAGCACCTGGACGTGCTGACCAACTGGTACGTGCGCACCTCGCGCGACCGGTTCTGGCAGGAGGACGCCGCGGCGTTCGACACGCTGTGGACCGCCCTCGAGACGCTCACCCGGGTCATGGCGCCGCTGGCGCCGCTGCTCAGCGAGGAGGTGTGGCGCGGGCTCACCGGTGGGCGCAGCGTCCACCTCACCGACTGGCCCAGCCTCGCCCTCGGGTCCGAGGACGACACGGCCCTGGCCGCCGACGACGCGCTCGTCGCCGCCGTCGACCGGGTGCGCGAGGTCGTCTCGGTGACCCTCGGGCTCCGCAAGGCCCACAGCCTGCGGGTGCGCCAGCCGTTGCGGGCGCTGCGCGTCGTGCTGCCCGAGCCGTCGCAGGTCGAGGACTTCGTCGACCTGATCACCACCGAGCTCAACGTCAAGGGCGTCGAGCTGCAGTCCCTCGAGGAGGCCGCCGCCGGCGCGGTGGGCGTCCGCACCCAGCTCGTGGTCAACGCCCGGGCGGCCGGGCCGCGACTCGGCCGGGGCGTGCAGGACGCCATCAAGGCCGCCAAGGCGGGTGACTGGTCGACCGACGCGTCGGGCGCCGTCGTGGTCCACACGGCCGGCGGGGACGTCCCGCTGCAGGCGGGGGAGTACGAGACGAGCACCGTGGTGGAGGCCGGCGACGGCGACCTGGCGGCTGCCGTGCTGCCCGGTGGCGGTTTCGTGGTCCTCGACCTGGCCCTCGACGACGAGCTGCGGGCCGAGGGCTACGCCCGCGACATGGTGCGGGCCGTGCAGGACGCCCGCAAGGCCGCCGGCCTGCAGGTGACCGACCGGATCCGGCTCACCCTCGCGGTGCCGGCCGAGGAACTGGACGGCGTCCGCCGCCACCAGGACTTCGTCGCCGCGGAGACGCTCGCGGCCGACGTGGTGGTCGAGGAGTCCGCCGATGGCGAGCTCGCCGTCCGGGTGGAGCGGGCATGA
- a CDS encoding glycoside hydrolase family 9 protein: MTAAAAAGSSTSAPRVRANQLGWLPGVPAHATLVTDAVGPLPWSLMLDGREVARGLTTPRGHDASAGLDVHTIDVGPIDLEGDGFAIAADGAVSDPFAVRADLYAGLARDALRFFHLQRSGVEIGPEVAGEAYARPAGHVAGSPHGGDADVPCLPAGHAVTGDGVDLYEGWTGSHRLDVTGGWYDAGDHGKYVVNGGISVAQLLGACEWVGGTVPLPDGMERALRDEARWELEWLLRMRVPSGAQYAGLAHHKVSDERWTPIPTLPHEDPQPRYLHRPSTAATLNLVAAAAQGARVFATEDPEFAATLLEAAQASYAAALRHPDLLAPNTNVLANAGSGPYDDTDLRDEWYWAAVELYLATGDERRLEELRASDCHVGGPVDVFADIDWQRVGGLARLHLALVPSRLPEADAVRASATAAADAILATQAGQPFGHPYAPHDGRYDWGSNGLLLNQLTVLGAAWSLTGESRYRDGLAEGMDYVLGRNALGVSYVTGHGARSVHNQHSRWYAHQADPRLPHPPRGALSGGPNSATPDPVSAAAVGGLPAQQCFIDDIGAWGVNEITVNWNAPLVQVAALLAGAVRPAR, translated from the coding sequence ATGACGGCGGCCGCCGCCGCGGGCTCGTCGACCAGCGCGCCCCGCGTGCGCGCCAACCAGCTCGGATGGCTGCCGGGCGTCCCGGCGCACGCCACGCTCGTCACCGACGCCGTCGGCCCGCTGCCCTGGAGCCTGATGCTCGACGGGAGGGAGGTCGCCCGCGGCCTCACCACCCCGCGCGGGCACGACGCGTCCGCCGGGCTGGACGTCCACACGATCGACGTCGGCCCCATCGACCTGGAGGGCGACGGGTTCGCCATCGCCGCCGACGGCGCCGTGAGCGACCCCTTCGCGGTGCGGGCCGACCTGTACGCCGGGCTGGCCCGCGACGCCCTGCGGTTCTTCCACTTGCAGCGCAGCGGCGTGGAGATCGGCCCCGAGGTCGCCGGCGAGGCCTACGCCCGGCCCGCGGGGCACGTCGCGGGATCCCCGCACGGGGGTGACGCCGACGTCCCGTGCCTGCCGGCCGGGCACGCGGTCACCGGCGACGGCGTCGACCTGTACGAGGGATGGACGGGCAGCCACCGGCTCGACGTGACCGGGGGCTGGTACGACGCGGGCGACCACGGCAAGTACGTGGTCAACGGCGGCATCTCCGTCGCGCAGCTCCTGGGGGCCTGCGAGTGGGTGGGCGGGACCGTCCCGCTGCCCGACGGCATGGAGCGGGCCCTGCGCGACGAGGCCCGGTGGGAGCTCGAGTGGCTGCTCCGCATGCGCGTCCCGTCCGGCGCGCAGTACGCCGGCCTCGCCCACCACAAGGTGTCCGACGAGCGCTGGACCCCGATCCCGACCCTCCCGCACGAGGACCCGCAGCCCCGCTACCTGCACCGCCCCTCGACGGCGGCGACCCTCAACCTCGTCGCGGCGGCCGCGCAGGGCGCCCGGGTCTTCGCCACCGAGGACCCCGAGTTCGCCGCCACGCTCCTCGAGGCCGCCCAGGCCTCCTACGCCGCCGCGCTGCGCCACCCGGACCTGCTGGCGCCGAACACGAACGTCCTGGCCAACGCCGGCAGCGGCCCCTACGACGACACCGACCTCCGGGACGAGTGGTACTGGGCGGCCGTCGAGCTGTACCTCGCGACCGGTGACGAGCGCCGGCTCGAGGAGCTGCGGGCCAGCGACTGCCACGTCGGCGGGCCGGTGGACGTGTTCGCGGACATCGACTGGCAGCGGGTGGGCGGGCTCGCCCGGCTGCACCTCGCGCTCGTCCCGAGCCGCCTCCCGGAGGCCGACGCGGTGCGGGCCTCCGCGACGGCCGCAGCCGACGCCATCCTCGCGACGCAAGCGGGCCAGCCGTTCGGGCACCCGTACGCGCCGCACGACGGCCGCTACGACTGGGGCTCGAACGGCCTGCTCCTCAACCAGCTCACGGTGCTGGGAGCGGCCTGGAGCCTCACCGGCGAGAGCCGCTACCGCGACGGGCTGGCCGAGGGCATGGACTACGTGCTCGGGCGCAACGCGCTCGGCGTGTCCTACGTGACCGGGCACGGCGCGCGCTCCGTCCACAACCAGCACAGCCGCTGGTACGCCCACCAGGCGGACCCGCGGCTGCCGCACCCCCCGCGCGGGGCGTTGAGCGGCGGGCCCAACTCCGCGACGCCCGACCCGGTGTCCGCCGCCGCGGTCGGCGGGCTGCCCGCCCAGCAGTGCTTCATCGACGACATCGGCGCGTGGGGCGTCAACGAGATCACCGTCAACTGGAACGCCCCGTTGGTGCAGGTGGCAGCCCTGCTCGCGGGGGCGGTCAGACCGGCGCGGTAG
- a CDS encoding phosphoribosyltransferase translates to MAITEAAPGQSLPEQREVLTWDLFGEASRELAQQVVDSGFAPDVVVAVARGGLLPAGAISYALGTKVCGALNVEFYTGVDERLLEPTVLPPLLDTAAMHGLRALVVDDVADTGETLALVQRLVSQHCEEVRTAVLYAKPHSVVDPDFVWRRTDRWITFPWSAQEPVTARAGR, encoded by the coding sequence ATGGCGATCACGGAAGCGGCACCCGGTCAGTCACTCCCCGAGCAGCGCGAGGTGCTCACCTGGGACCTCTTCGGCGAGGCGAGCCGCGAGCTCGCGCAACAAGTGGTGGACTCCGGCTTCGCCCCGGACGTCGTCGTGGCCGTGGCCCGCGGCGGGCTGCTGCCGGCCGGGGCCATCTCCTACGCGCTCGGCACCAAGGTCTGCGGGGCGCTGAACGTCGAGTTCTACACGGGCGTCGACGAGCGGCTGCTCGAGCCGACGGTGCTGCCGCCCCTGCTGGACACCGCGGCCATGCACGGGCTGCGCGCGCTCGTCGTCGACGACGTGGCCGACACCGGGGAGACGCTGGCGCTCGTCCAGCGGCTCGTCTCGCAGCACTGCGAGGAGGTCCGCACCGCCGTCCTGTACGCCAAGCCGCACTCCGTCGTGGACCCGGACTTCGTGTGGCGGCGCACCGACCGGTGGATCACGTTCCCCTGGTCGGCGCAGGAGCCGGTGACGGCGCGAGCCGGCCGATGA
- a CDS encoding HAD hydrolase-like protein produces MTDLPAPLVLLDLDGTLTDSAPGIVASVAHAYRALGLPVPDAATLRSFVGPPIAVSFAAHGIAPERLGEAIAAYRSAFTAGGMFDNSVFPGVLVALERLRAAGCTLAVATSKPEVFAVPICERFGITERVDGVYGAPLDDVPSTKATVIAHALAELGARAPGADRTVMVGDREHDVHGAAEHGIDCLGVTWGYAEPGELVAAGAVALVDDMDALVTATLARVGARTA; encoded by the coding sequence GTGACCGACCTCCCCGCCCCCCTCGTGCTGCTCGACCTCGACGGCACGCTGACCGACTCCGCGCCCGGCATCGTCGCCTCCGTCGCCCACGCGTACCGCGCGCTCGGCCTGCCCGTCCCGGACGCGGCGACGCTGCGCTCGTTCGTCGGGCCGCCCATCGCGGTCTCGTTCGCGGCCCACGGCATCGCCCCCGAGCGGCTGGGCGAGGCGATCGCGGCGTACCGCTCCGCGTTCACCGCCGGCGGCATGTTCGACAACTCGGTGTTCCCCGGAGTCCTGGTCGCGCTGGAGCGCCTTCGCGCCGCGGGCTGCACGCTCGCCGTGGCCACCTCGAAGCCGGAGGTCTTCGCCGTGCCGATCTGCGAGCGGTTCGGCATCACCGAGCGGGTGGACGGGGTCTACGGCGCCCCGCTGGACGACGTGCCCTCGACCAAGGCCACCGTCATCGCCCATGCCCTCGCCGAGCTCGGCGCCCGTGCGCCCGGCGCGGACCGGACCGTCATGGTCGGGGACCGGGAGCACGACGTGCACGGCGCCGCCGAGCACGGCATCGACTGCCTGGGGGTGACGTGGGGCTACGCCGAGCCGGGAGAGCTCGTCGCCGCCGGCGCCGTGGCCCTGGTCGACGACATGGACGCGCTCGTGACCGCCACGCTGGCCCGGGTGGGCGCCCGCACCGCCTGA